In the Thermococcus sp. MAR1 genome, one interval contains:
- the pcc1 gene encoding KEOPS complex subunit Pcc1, whose amino-acid sequence MGLQRGSSKEKTWSIEGMIELSFPDEETARIVYESVLYEHESVPYRRSKIEFLREGDRIIIRFLARDNSALRGTLNSYLRWIKVAIDAIEP is encoded by the coding sequence ATGGGACTACAAAGAGGCTCTTCTAAAGAAAAAACCTGGTCAATCGAAGGAATGATCGAGCTCTCCTTTCCCGACGAGGAGACTGCGAGAATAGTTTATGAAAGCGTCCTCTACGAGCACGAGAGCGTGCCCTATCGAAGGAGTAAGATAGAGTTTCTCCGCGAGGGGGACAGAATAATAATCCGCTTTCTCGCCCGGGACAACTCGGCTTTGAGAGGTACGCTGAACTCCTATCTGAGATGGATTAAGGTTGCCATAGATGCCATAGAACCTTGA
- a CDS encoding DNA-directed RNA polymerase subunit P, with protein MVMAVYRCAKCGREVELDLENTREVRCPYCGSKILYKPRPRVARRVKAI; from the coding sequence ATGGTGATGGCCGTTTACCGCTGTGCAAAGTGTGGAAGGGAGGTCGAGCTCGACCTCGAGAACACCCGAGAGGTTCGCTGCCCCTACTGCGGCAGCAAGATACTCTACAAGCCCAGGCCCAGGGTGGCCAGGCGCGTAAAGGCGATCTGA
- a CDS encoding aldo/keto reductase, with translation MKDLKVIGDDRVTAIGMGTWGIGGYESPDYSRDEESVEVLKHGLGLGINLIDTAEFYGAGHSEELVGKAVNGFEREELFIISKVWPSHFGYSEAKKAARGSIKRLGTYIDLYLLHWPGDSWRKIEETLHALEELVDEGLIRYIGVSNFDLELLKRSQETMKKYEIVANEVKYSLGDRWPETSGLLDYMKREKIALIAYTPLEKGSLARNPCLEEIGKKYGKTSAQVALNYLIWEENVIAIPKAGRKEHVEENAGAMGWRLSKEDREKARGCV, from the coding sequence ATGAAAGACCTAAAGGTTATCGGTGACGATAGGGTAACTGCCATAGGAATGGGCACGTGGGGTATAGGCGGCTACGAGAGCCCCGACTACTCCCGGGATGAGGAGAGCGTTGAGGTTCTCAAGCATGGCCTTGGACTCGGTATAAACCTCATCGACACAGCTGAATTCTACGGGGCCGGTCACAGCGAAGAACTCGTTGGAAAAGCTGTAAACGGCTTTGAGAGGGAAGAACTTTTCATAATCAGCAAGGTGTGGCCGAGTCACTTCGGCTACAGCGAGGCGAAGAAGGCCGCAAGAGGGAGTATAAAAAGACTCGGCACCTACATAGACCTCTACCTTCTCCACTGGCCCGGCGATAGCTGGAGGAAAATAGAGGAGACGCTCCACGCTTTGGAGGAGCTCGTTGATGAAGGACTAATCAGATACATAGGCGTCAGCAACTTCGACCTTGAGCTACTCAAACGCTCCCAAGAGACGATGAAGAAGTACGAGATAGTCGCCAACGAGGTGAAGTATTCTCTTGGAGATAGATGGCCCGAAACGAGCGGACTGCTCGACTACATGAAGCGCGAAAAAATAGCGCTCATAGCATACACGCCCCTCGAAAAAGGCTCGCTCGCGAGGAACCCCTGCCTGGAGGAAATCGGAAAGAAATACGGGAAGACCTCTGCCCAGGTCGCTCTCAACTACCTAATCTGGGAGGAGAACGTTATTGCAATCCCCAAGGCCGGCAGGAAGGAGCACGTCGAGGAGAACGCCGGTGCGATGGGGTGGCGGTTGAGTAAGGAGGATAGGGAAAAGGCAAGGGGGTGCGTCTGA
- a CDS encoding prefoldin subunit beta yields the protein MQNIPPQVQAMLGQLESYQQQLQLVIQQKQKVQLELTEAKKALEEIEKVEDGTVIYKTVGTLIVKTEKAKALEELREKVETLEVRLSALERQEKKLNEKLKELTAKIQSSLRPTAG from the coding sequence ATGCAGAACATTCCGCCCCAGGTTCAGGCCATGCTCGGTCAGCTCGAGAGCTACCAGCAGCAGCTCCAGCTCGTCATTCAGCAGAAGCAGAAGGTTCAGCTTGAGCTCACCGAGGCAAAGAAGGCCTTGGAGGAGATCGAGAAGGTCGAGGATGGAACGGTTATCTACAAGACCGTCGGGACTCTCATTGTCAAGACGGAGAAGGCCAAGGCCCTAGAAGAGCTGAGAGAAAAGGTCGAGACCCTTGAGGTTCGCCTCAGTGCCCTTGAGAGGCAGGAAAAGAAGCTCAACGAGAAGCTCAAGGAGCTGACTGCAAAGATACAGAGTTCACTCCGCCCCACTGCGGGCTGA
- a CDS encoding aldehyde ferredoxin oxidoreductase family protein: protein MFAYHNRIARINLTTGKVTYEELPDEVIRKFIGGKGLGYYLIYREVPPGTEPLSEANKFVFAPGGLTGLVPGSSKVIAVSKSPETGLISDSSGGDAFGPKLKGHFDALIIEGKSEELVYLYVHDGKVEIRDASHLWGRGNYEVARELWKEHPKASMALIGPAGERLSRIANVIYDTERASGRGGLGAVLGSKKVKAVVVEPGEKPKVANPEEFQRLWQSFYDHFATDPKYEHTRNYGTSDALRSAASLGMSPAYNFSRPYIPDELASKLAGDEVKKYEVTPEWFVHGKSCPIKCARYVEVEYKGRKIRVKPEYESIAMLGAATGVFNFPVVAYFNWLVNDLGLDSIATGATIGWFFEMVERGLVSEEEIGFPVKGFGDEEAEEKLIRLMAERKGIGAILADGVKRACERLGRGCEFAVHVKGMESPAWDPRGRRTYALSYATADVGASHLRGWPRPHQLPNQGPAKELVPSMIEGRDESYITDMLGTCKFVPYRMEELARLYSLATGEEWTVEKLRKVSQVVESIARIHDALDWVTPPMDDTIPPRWWEPEPEGPAKGNKAFIDYNDFLEARREFYRLRGWHEELGIPLPATMEELGYPEFRGDAERALEVVKKRMGI from the coding sequence ATGTTTGCCTACCACAACCGAATTGCCCGGATAAACCTGACGACAGGAAAGGTAACCTACGAGGAACTGCCCGATGAGGTAATCAGAAAGTTCATCGGCGGGAAGGGTCTTGGCTACTACCTGATTTATCGCGAGGTTCCTCCGGGAACTGAGCCATTGAGCGAGGCCAACAAGTTCGTTTTCGCCCCTGGCGGATTAACCGGCCTCGTACCTGGCTCAAGCAAGGTCATAGCGGTGAGCAAGAGCCCGGAGACGGGGCTTATCAGTGATTCAAGCGGTGGAGACGCCTTTGGCCCAAAGCTCAAGGGCCATTTCGATGCCCTCATCATCGAGGGAAAGAGTGAGGAGCTGGTTTACCTCTACGTCCACGATGGGAAAGTCGAGATTAGAGACGCAAGCCATCTCTGGGGCAGGGGCAACTACGAGGTAGCCAGGGAGCTGTGGAAGGAACACCCGAAAGCGAGCATGGCCCTGATAGGCCCCGCAGGTGAGAGGCTCAGCAGGATAGCCAACGTCATCTACGACACCGAGAGAGCCAGCGGAAGGGGCGGTCTCGGAGCGGTTCTCGGAAGCAAAAAGGTCAAGGCCGTTGTCGTTGAACCAGGAGAGAAGCCCAAGGTGGCCAATCCAGAGGAGTTCCAGAGGCTCTGGCAGAGCTTTTACGACCACTTCGCCACCGACCCCAAGTACGAGCACACGAGGAACTACGGAACGAGCGACGCCTTAAGGAGCGCCGCCTCCCTGGGCATGAGTCCGGCCTACAACTTCTCAAGGCCCTACATCCCGGACGAGCTGGCGAGCAAGCTGGCAGGAGACGAGGTCAAGAAGTATGAGGTAACTCCTGAGTGGTTCGTTCACGGCAAGAGCTGTCCTATAAAGTGCGCCCGCTACGTTGAGGTGGAATACAAGGGCAGGAAGATACGCGTCAAGCCCGAATACGAGAGCATAGCGATGCTCGGCGCTGCAACCGGCGTCTTCAACTTCCCTGTGGTGGCTTACTTTAACTGGCTCGTGAACGACCTCGGACTGGACAGCATAGCGACAGGAGCCACCATCGGTTGGTTCTTCGAGATGGTCGAGCGCGGGCTTGTGAGCGAAGAAGAAATCGGCTTCCCAGTCAAGGGCTTCGGCGACGAGGAGGCTGAGGAAAAGCTTATCAGGCTGATGGCGGAGAGGAAGGGCATCGGAGCGATCCTTGCCGACGGTGTTAAGCGCGCCTGCGAGCGCTTGGGTAGGGGCTGTGAGTTCGCCGTCCACGTGAAGGGAATGGAGAGCCCCGCCTGGGACCCGCGCGGAAGGAGAACCTACGCTTTGAGCTACGCCACTGCCGACGTTGGTGCGAGCCACCTCCGCGGCTGGCCGAGGCCCCACCAGCTCCCGAATCAGGGACCGGCAAAGGAACTGGTGCCCTCGATGATAGAGGGCAGGGACGAGAGCTACATCACCGACATGCTCGGAACATGTAAGTTTGTCCCCTACAGGATGGAGGAGTTAGCCAGGCTCTACTCGCTCGCAACCGGTGAGGAGTGGACTGTTGAGAAGCTCAGGAAGGTCTCGCAGGTGGTGGAGAGCATTGCCAGGATACACGACGCCCTCGACTGGGTAACACCGCCGATGGACGACACCATACCACCACGCTGGTGGGAGCCAGAGCCAGAAGGCCCTGCAAAGGGCAATAAGGCCTTCATAGACTACAACGACTTTCTTGAGGCTAGAAGGGAGTTCTACAGGCTGAGGGGCTGGCACGAGGAGCTTGGGATCCCACTGCCTGCGACCATGGAGGAACTTGGCTACCCTGAGTTCAGGGGCGATGCGGAGAGGGCGTTGGAGGTAGTGAAGAAGAGGATGGGGATTTGA
- a CDS encoding ribosomal biogenesis protein produces MMLITTSHRPTRRTRSFGHDLEKVFPNSLYLTRGKKTIQDLLMEAYDRNYERLLIVNVWKGNPLKMTFIKVDPEDWGYLGYLYLHGIKLQREIGFREIRPIREEMPLVVTTAKRVGLDHVAFAQVFAELTGGKFVPRKERSLLGIADRYNTDVLSVIERHPRGMAVNFYRLDVNKEKAVGPLISVKIWIMEDGRRWDYKEALLKKKPGQSKE; encoded by the coding sequence ATGATGCTGATAACGACTTCCCACAGACCCACGAGAAGGACGAGGAGCTTCGGCCACGACCTGGAGAAGGTCTTCCCCAACTCTCTCTACCTGACCAGGGGAAAGAAAACGATACAGGATTTACTCATGGAGGCCTACGACAGGAACTATGAGAGGCTCCTGATAGTCAACGTCTGGAAGGGGAACCCGCTCAAGATGACCTTTATCAAGGTCGACCCCGAGGACTGGGGCTACCTCGGCTACCTGTACCTCCACGGCATAAAGCTCCAGCGTGAGATTGGTTTCAGGGAGATAAGGCCCATACGCGAGGAGATGCCGCTTGTTGTGACCACAGCAAAGCGCGTCGGCCTCGACCACGTTGCCTTCGCCCAGGTCTTTGCCGAGCTTACCGGTGGGAAGTTCGTGCCAAGAAAGGAGCGCTCGCTCCTCGGAATAGCGGACAGATACAACACAGATGTTCTGAGCGTCATCGAGAGGCACCCGCGCGGAATGGCGGTGAACTTCTATCGTCTTGACGTTAATAAGGAGAAGGCCGTTGGCCCGCTCATAAGTGTCAAGATATGGATAATGGAGGACGGGCGGAGATGGGACTACAAAGAGGCTCTTCTAAAGAAAAAACCTGGTCAATCGAAGGAATGA
- a CDS encoding type II CAAX endopeptidase family protein, producing MKFSKNFELSAFFLLTFAWSWGFWGLGGYTRIAHLLAPFGPTLMAFLFTYLTSGKGGIRNLLGKGVSPRFSKVWLIPALFLMPTIIGLSLLLVVLSGEPLPETPLTGNPLTLIAAFFYILVLGGPLAEEFGWRGFALERLQAKYNALVASLILGIIWGLWHLPLFYSTNELYKNVPFPGFVAGTILFSILFTWIFNNTNGSVLTAILFHTSGNWGHFAFPITATQWGSLYSLIINFAVVLVVLAVWGTKRMKREPTPSATP from the coding sequence ATGAAGTTTAGCAAAAACTTCGAACTCTCAGCGTTTTTTCTGTTGACGTTTGCATGGTCATGGGGCTTCTGGGGTTTGGGAGGATACACCAGAATAGCCCACCTTCTGGCACCCTTTGGGCCCACACTCATGGCTTTCCTCTTCACCTACCTCACATCCGGAAAAGGAGGCATAAGGAATCTACTGGGAAAGGGGGTTAGCCCCAGATTCTCCAAAGTCTGGCTGATTCCGGCTCTTTTCTTGATGCCGACCATAATCGGACTGTCACTACTACTTGTAGTCCTGAGCGGGGAGCCCCTCCCCGAAACGCCGCTCACTGGAAATCCCCTAACGCTTATTGCAGCGTTTTTCTATATCTTAGTCCTAGGAGGTCCCCTAGCGGAGGAGTTCGGATGGAGGGGTTTTGCCCTTGAGAGACTGCAGGCCAAGTACAATGCTCTAGTGGCGAGCCTGATTCTGGGGATAATATGGGGATTATGGCACCTTCCATTATTCTACTCCACCAATGAACTGTACAAGAACGTTCCTTTCCCAGGCTTCGTCGCGGGGACAATCCTCTTCTCCATACTCTTCACATGGATATTCAACAACACCAACGGAAGCGTTTTGACCGCAATACTGTTTCACACCAGTGGAAACTGGGGCCACTTTGCCTTTCCAATAACTGCAACCCAGTGGGGAAGCCTATACTCCTTGATAATAAACTTTGCCGTGGTTCTTGTGGTCCTCGCGGTGTGGGGAACAAAACGCATGAAGCGAGAACCCACTCCCAGTGCAACCCCATAA
- a CDS encoding DUF3194 domain-containing protein, with the protein MDEGASGRRVINIGLPELSEEQLIEIGELAQETIIKHVFDVLNRSDVKDIEVTMRIKREETLDLEVEVYLEVPVFVKVDVEGLIDEAVEKAYAAVERKLREIADERKAQA; encoded by the coding sequence ATGGACGAGGGAGCCAGCGGAAGGAGGGTCATCAACATCGGTCTGCCGGAGCTGAGCGAGGAGCAGCTCATAGAAATCGGCGAGCTCGCTCAGGAGACGATAATCAAGCACGTCTTCGACGTCCTCAACAGAAGTGATGTCAAGGATATAGAGGTCACGATGAGGATAAAACGAGAGGAAACCCTCGACCTTGAGGTTGAGGTCTACCTTGAGGTTCCGGTCTTTGTTAAGGTGGACGTTGAGGGGCTAATAGATGAAGCCGTTGAGAAGGCCTACGCGGCCGTCGAGAGGAAGCTGAGGGAGATTGCAGATGAGAGGAAAGCTCAAGCTTAA
- a CDS encoding SDR family NAD(P)-dependent oxidoreductase yields MAILVTGGTGFIGREVVKELAKRGEEVIIIGRREPQGELKEIARFVKGDISIRGHVENAFKEYHPDGVIHLAAMLSLMCESDPWTCHEVNFTGTYNILEAARLFNVEKIAYASSLASMIHPDSSPIIADTSVQRPRLLYGISKVYGELMGLYYNHKFGIDFRAVRYPEVIGPGVKHPGIAQCIPWAIEHALKGEPYSLWLPGEAKVPIMYYKDAARAIVELYYAPEERIKTRTYNVVGLEVVVKDFAEELKELIPGAEIDIKPDPEILRALGNVKIERVDDSGARKEWGWKPKYSTVSSIVAAFKKELGTG; encoded by the coding sequence ATGGCCATTTTAGTTACTGGGGGCACGGGATTTATAGGTAGGGAAGTCGTTAAGGAGCTAGCAAAGAGGGGAGAGGAAGTCATCATTATTGGACGTCGTGAGCCCCAGGGGGAGCTGAAGGAAATCGCCAGATTTGTGAAGGGGGATATCTCAATTCGGGGGCATGTTGAAAATGCCTTTAAGGAGTATCATCCCGACGGGGTCATCCATCTCGCTGCAATGCTCAGCCTAATGTGTGAAAGCGACCCCTGGACCTGTCATGAGGTTAACTTCACTGGCACTTATAATATACTTGAAGCTGCAAGACTATTCAATGTAGAGAAAATCGCTTATGCGAGTTCCTTAGCATCTATGATACACCCAGATTCGAGTCCTATAATCGCGGATACAAGCGTCCAAAGACCACGGCTTCTCTATGGGATATCCAAAGTCTATGGCGAGCTTATGGGTCTTTATTACAACCACAAATTTGGAATAGACTTCCGCGCCGTTAGATATCCTGAGGTCATCGGGCCAGGTGTCAAGCATCCTGGAATCGCCCAGTGCATACCGTGGGCAATAGAGCACGCACTCAAAGGAGAACCGTACTCCCTCTGGCTCCCGGGAGAGGCTAAGGTACCCATTATGTATTACAAAGACGCGGCAAGAGCGATTGTAGAGCTGTATTACGCTCCAGAAGAGCGCATCAAGACAAGGACATACAACGTCGTTGGTCTTGAAGTTGTTGTGAAAGACTTCGCGGAGGAACTTAAGGAACTTATACCCGGTGCCGAGATTGACATCAAACCCGACCCTGAGATATTAAGGGCACTGGGTAACGTAAAGATAGAGAGGGTGGACGACTCTGGCGCAAGGAAGGAATGGGGATGGAAACCCAAATACTCAACCGTTAGCAGTATCGTGGCGGCGTTTAAAAAAGAGCTTGGCACGGGTTAA
- a CDS encoding tRNA-binding protein has product MWDTSKDYRLLVAEKSVELFLKTVEHAKFKGKWNKKGAIQLAKEMIPEIQAMRYSYVEPKELIETPQMKALKEKAGGIIEALGGEDWHHKFISLADKSEREKVEEQVAKVRFFLNTILGLDKRLALGKINDPVIAVDIKVGEVMSVGKHPNADRLLVTNVNIGDRAITVVTNDLSVKEGNRVAVALLPPANFRGIVSEGMFLGAGEGVLKDVKGEIGGLPKGIPLEAFNETRNLVEAFLKG; this is encoded by the coding sequence ATGTGGGACACGAGCAAGGATTACCGCTTACTGGTGGCGGAGAAGAGCGTGGAGCTGTTCCTGAAGACGGTGGAGCACGCGAAGTTCAAGGGGAAGTGGAACAAGAAGGGAGCGATTCAGCTGGCGAAGGAGATGATCCCGGAGATACAGGCGATGAGGTACAGCTACGTGGAGCCGAAGGAACTGATTGAGACACCGCAGATGAAAGCTTTGAAGGAGAAGGCCGGCGGTATAATCGAGGCCCTTGGTGGCGAGGACTGGCACCACAAGTTCATCAGCCTGGCGGATAAGAGCGAGCGCGAAAAGGTCGAGGAGCAGGTGGCTAAGGTCAGGTTTTTCCTGAACACTATCCTCGGCCTCGACAAGAGGCTGGCCCTCGGCAAGATAAATGACCCGGTCATCGCGGTGGACATCAAGGTCGGGGAAGTGATGAGCGTCGGCAAGCACCCGAACGCCGACAGGCTTCTGGTTACCAACGTGAACATCGGCGACAGAGCGATAACGGTTGTCACCAACGACTTGAGCGTTAAGGAAGGAAACCGCGTCGCCGTTGCCCTGCTTCCGCCTGCGAACTTCCGCGGAATCGTCAGCGAGGGCATGTTCCTCGGTGCCGGAGAAGGCGTCCTGAAAGATGTCAAGGGGGAAATCGGCGGCCTTCCGAAGGGAATCCCGCTGGAGGCATTCAACGAGACGAGAAACCTTGTGGAGGCGTTTTTAAAGGGGTGA
- a CDS encoding DUF2202 domain-containing protein, which yields MKKLGILVVGLLLLAVAASGCITSDSATGTATEAPSRAGDPPKDRGYGAAPPVGSADIPDVSTMPYQELSRDEIDAILYMREEEKLARDVYLVLYNKTGLPVFQNIARSEQTHMDAVLGLIEKYNLTDPVDGMGIGEFNSTEMQNLYEELVSKGSVNEVEALKIGALIEEIDIKDLEEWLKRTDNEDVKAVFESLMNGSENHLRAFTRLLENRYDVTYSPQVLSQEEYLRVVGR from the coding sequence TGCTCCTGCTTGCGGTCGCGGCATCAGGCTGCATAACCAGTGACTCAGCGACGGGAACTGCAACGGAAGCCCCTTCCAGAGCCGGTGACCCCCCGAAGGACAGGGGCTACGGGGCCGCTCCGCCCGTGGGCTCTGCTGATATTCCAGACGTCTCGACCATGCCATACCAGGAACTGAGTCGGGACGAAATTGACGCCATACTCTACATGCGCGAGGAGGAGAAGCTCGCCAGGGACGTCTACCTCGTGCTGTACAATAAGACTGGACTTCCGGTGTTCCAGAACATAGCGAGGAGCGAGCAGACCCACATGGATGCCGTATTGGGCCTCATAGAGAAGTACAACCTCACCGACCCGGTGGATGGAATGGGCATCGGGGAGTTCAACAGTACAGAGATGCAGAACCTCTACGAAGAGCTGGTCTCCAAGGGAAGTGTGAACGAGGTTGAGGCCCTCAAGATCGGCGCGCTGATAGAGGAGATAGACATCAAGGACCTTGAGGAGTGGCTGAAGAGAACCGATAACGAAGACGTAAAGGCGGTCTTCGAGAGCCTCATGAATGGCTCAGAGAACCACCTCAGGGCCTTCACAAGGCTGCTGGAGAACCGGTACGATGTAACCTATTCTCCCCAGGTTCTGAGCCAGGAGGAGTATCTCAGGGTAGTGGGTCGCTGA
- a CDS encoding bifunctional oligoribonuclease/PAP phosphatase NrnA produces MRGKLKLKRFLQRSLDKSFLLLCHHNADPDSLGSAIAFALYLKSLGVKSVRIGVAQSVSSYAKRLLTLSPVPLEKDPLVREDVVMIFDTSSLEQLEPIEIPRGKTVIVVDHHLEKEKPIKADISVVDSSRTSTAEIVWELFKYFGFYDETAVKALLAGIVTDTANFRFGNAKTFKAVSEMLERFPIQMGEIFQLIAPVSDENIDQAKRMAILKACQRLELKKFRKYIIAVSKVSAYESLACKTFLNLGADIAVVGSEKKGVRISARAKENLVKKGLHLGKIMEKVGPIIDGSGGGHAGAAGANGKTNLDGGIKLILREIERFLKEIEK; encoded by the coding sequence ATGAGAGGAAAGCTCAAGCTTAAGCGCTTCCTGCAACGCTCACTGGACAAATCCTTCCTCCTCCTCTGCCACCACAACGCCGACCCCGATTCCCTTGGCTCGGCGATAGCCTTTGCCCTCTACCTCAAATCCCTGGGCGTTAAAAGCGTGAGAATAGGCGTCGCCCAGAGCGTCTCCTCCTACGCGAAGAGACTGTTAACGCTCTCACCCGTTCCGCTAGAGAAGGACCCCCTTGTTAGGGAAGATGTTGTCATGATCTTCGACACCTCCTCACTGGAACAGCTCGAACCTATCGAGATTCCGCGCGGTAAGACCGTAATCGTCGTAGACCACCACTTAGAAAAGGAGAAGCCGATCAAGGCAGATATATCCGTCGTTGACTCCTCACGCACATCCACGGCCGAGATAGTCTGGGAGCTGTTCAAATATTTTGGCTTCTACGATGAGACCGCCGTTAAGGCACTCCTGGCCGGAATAGTCACCGACACCGCCAACTTCCGCTTTGGGAACGCGAAGACCTTCAAGGCAGTAAGCGAGATGCTGGAGCGTTTCCCGATTCAGATGGGCGAGATTTTCCAGCTCATCGCTCCGGTCAGCGACGAAAACATCGATCAGGCGAAGCGCATGGCCATCCTCAAGGCCTGCCAGAGGCTTGAACTCAAAAAGTTCAGGAAGTATATCATAGCGGTCTCAAAGGTTTCCGCCTACGAGTCCCTGGCATGCAAGACGTTTCTAAACCTCGGCGCGGACATAGCGGTTGTGGGAAGTGAGAAGAAAGGGGTTCGGATTTCCGCGAGGGCCAAGGAGAACCTCGTCAAGAAAGGCCTTCACCTCGGCAAAATCATGGAGAAGGTCGGACCGATTATAGACGGCTCGGGCGGAGGCCATGCCGGCGCCGCCGGGGCGAACGGCAAGACTAACCTCGACGGGGGAATAAAGCTCATCCTGCGGGAGATTGAGAGGTTTTTAAAAGAAATTGAGAAGTAG